The following proteins are co-located in the Podarcis raffonei isolate rPodRaf1 chromosome 5, rPodRaf1.pri, whole genome shotgun sequence genome:
- the LOC128414647 gene encoding glutathione hydrolase-like YwrD proenzyme isoform X5 has protein sequence MTQAQNSGRSPQALTLELLKDHGFSEANRPPPLHAHNVTVPGAAAGWCDAVALHGSKKLSMRQILQPAIDLAEKGFPVSEIASYCWKKNAHALQAPGNPHGKDLLIDGQAPDHGQVFCNPLLADTFKFPIQIIFFFQELAEFGKRGFYEGRVAKAVVDVIQSNGGVMDLEDLKSHATEKVKPIVTNYKGLNVWEIPPNGQGITALLALNILENFNLKEMGHNTAHYLHILIEAVKVSFADTLWFCADPEKVAVPTTKLLSKPYARDRSKLIDLQRATAKYNQGNPFPVGSDTVYFTVVDTQGNACSFINSNYMGFGTGLVPDGCGFTLQNRGANFSLQPGHPNCLAPRKRPYHTIIPALATDADSGELLCSFGVMGGFMQPQGHVQVLLNMLEFGMNPQQALDVPRFCVEYDKKVDAWLVSLEDGIPQHITEALIAKGHRVMAPVTGHNRSMFGRGQIITKGDWWRHWRILPSSSNVFWAGSDPRADGCALGY, from the exons CGGTCGGTCTCCGCAGGCCCTGACCCTTGAGCTGCTAAAAGATCACGGCTTCAGCGAGGCAAATCGTCCCCCTCCACTACATGCACACAATGTCACCGTACCTGGTGCGGCAGCTGGCTGGTGCGATGCTGTTGCTCTGCATGGAAGCAAAAAG CTTTCCATGCGGCAAATTCTGCAACCAGCTATAGACCTGGCTGAGAAGGGCTTTCCAGTCTCAGAGATTGCTTCCTACTGCTGGAAGAAAAATGCTCATGCTCTTCAGGCGCCTGGCAACCCACACGGGAAGGACCTGCTGATAGATGGCCAAGCACCTGATCACGGACAAGTCTTCTGCAATCCCCTTTTGGCAGACACTTTTAAG tttCCAATACAGATTATTTTCTTCTTCCAGGAGTTAGCAGAATTTGGCAAACGAGGCTTCTACGAAGGCCGTGTGGCCAAAGCTGTTGTGGATGTTATTCAGAGCAATGGTGGAGTGATGGATTTGGAGGACCTGAAAAGCCACGCCACTGAAAAAGTCAAACCTATTGTCACAAATTACAAG GGTCTGAATGTATGGGAGATCCCTCCGAATGGGCAAGGAATAACAGCGCTATTAGCCCTGAACATTTTAGAAAATTTCAACTTGAAAG AAATGGGCCATAATACTGCTCACTATTTGCACATCCTCATCGAAGCTGTCAAAGTTAGCTTTGCCGATACTTTATGGTTCTGTGCAGATCCAGAAAAGGTAGCTGTACCCACAACAAAGCTCCTTTCCAAACCTTATGCCAGAGACCGTTCGAAGCTGATAGATTTACAGAG GGCAACTGCCAAATATAATCAAGGAAATCCTTTCCCGGTTGGAAGTGACACTGTTTACTTCACAGTGGTGGATACCCAAGGCAATGCCTGCTCTTTCATTAACAGCAACTATATGGGATTTGGCACAGGGCTGGTACCAGATGGCTGTGGatttacattacaa AACAGAGGAGCCAATTTTTCACTACAGCCTGGTCACCCAAACTGCTTGGCACCTAGGAAGAGGCCATATCACACAATTATACCCGCTCTGGCTACTGATGCTGATTCAGGGGAGCTTCTGTGCTCCTTTGGAGTAATGGGTGGATTCATGCAGCCACAAGGGCATGTTCAG GTACTGCTCAACATGTTGGAATTTGGAATGAATCCACAACAGGCTTTGGATGTGCCTCGTTTTTGTGTCGAATATGACAAAAAGG TGGATGCATGGCTCGTGTCCTTGGAAGATGGCATCCCTCAGCACATCACGGAAGCACTGATAGCCAAGGGTCATAGGGTCATGGCCCCCGTAACTGGGCACAACAGGAGCATGTTTGGACGGGGCCAAATTATCACCAAAGGAGACTGGTGGAGGCACTGGAGAATCCTGCCTTCTTCTAGCAATGTATTCTGGGCAGGGTCTGATCCCCGAGCTGATGGCTGTGCATTAGGATATTAG